The following are encoded together in the Mesoterricola sediminis genome:
- a CDS encoding ABC transporter permease: MTENTSSNPCGIALAFLLKLFEAGYRGRRLILISSLLLSFGLGTVGVFAAVLLAFGREPIPVRDPGCLGVIRVYRGGKDTASMSEPDLLDLKAEGDLFQFVSSYRVDFMAVGVKGIGKAARIASVSDGFFKCLGILPSYGVIDVDDDHFVFVSNRWWKQHLQSDTGVIGNVLTINQVPFVIRAILPEGFNGIVPDEYIDLWISDSARNGIEIATGALDLRTNRGARTKRDVIARTHRGASQKGIEQRLAKLSQVLQTEYPETNRNIEFRWESYSSYRLASIRRVIPNPATILAAGITILALVILNMACLHIIYGRARIGNLAIRMALGASFFEGIQTNIFEVFYIWLLGIGGGVAVSLLGAKAIFALAPIKDTSFIPVLAPNWTLITFLSVFSLLGTLAGVFPAIKMLCQVDLVSALGNGSKGSSRHGAKSLGMTIMIQFAVCISLLAGTLTAFASLQAGFNKPIGLNPEGLWTGYFEPGAQGKTPIEVQLLAKKAMDRALKIPEVRDACIMSYAPLQGKLTIVSIPHPSTGIIEFISVAQVSPGLIKTLGGIFVRGEDLKVGQQGCLICESLANHWWPGQDPVGVSINAYGKQLTIVGVFKNIPLASISATEMPTVLIPFELGNPSSFSILARGKGNLEVKLTAALNGIDAQVPTLGVRKFTDLLGAQLHYQRLGSWVLGVLTFATLVLTIIGSWGLGNLVIQERQQELNIRMALGATPNSLLQLVLMYISGWLVKGLVIGLLATLILGLCLTTRLYGFPSPPWVQLWLCSGLLFVASLLGAFFSVHRGVILDPSKLLS; the protein is encoded by the coding sequence GTGACCGAGAATACATCGTCAAATCCTTGTGGGATTGCATTGGCATTCCTTTTAAAGTTATTTGAGGCCGGCTACCGTGGACGGCGCTTGATCCTCATTTCTTCACTTCTTTTGTCCTTTGGGCTCGGCACGGTTGGCGTCTTTGCAGCAGTCCTGCTTGCTTTTGGGCGAGAGCCCATTCCGGTGCGAGATCCAGGATGTTTAGGAGTCATCCGGGTTTATCGGGGCGGGAAGGACACCGCTTCTATGTCCGAACCAGATCTTTTGGATCTAAAGGCCGAAGGAGATTTGTTTCAATTTGTATCATCCTACCGGGTTGATTTTATGGCCGTTGGGGTGAAAGGCATAGGCAAGGCAGCGCGTATAGCGTCCGTCTCGGACGGATTCTTTAAATGCCTCGGGATCCTCCCTAGTTATGGGGTTATTGATGTAGACGACGATCATTTTGTATTTGTTAGCAATCGCTGGTGGAAACAGCACCTTCAAAGCGATACCGGGGTTATCGGGAATGTTCTTACCATCAATCAAGTTCCTTTTGTTATTCGTGCCATTCTTCCTGAAGGATTCAACGGGATTGTGCCCGATGAGTATATAGATTTATGGATTTCCGACTCCGCAAGAAATGGGATAGAGATAGCCACCGGCGCCCTTGACTTAAGGACGAACCGGGGAGCAAGGACCAAGCGTGATGTAATTGCAAGAACCCATCGCGGCGCATCCCAAAAGGGAATTGAACAGAGACTTGCCAAGTTATCCCAAGTATTGCAGACAGAATACCCGGAAACAAATAGAAATATTGAGTTTAGATGGGAATCTTATTCATCCTATCGACTAGCGTCAATTCGTAGGGTTATCCCCAATCCTGCAACAATTTTAGCGGCCGGAATTACAATCCTGGCCTTAGTTATATTGAATATGGCGTGTCTACACATCATTTATGGCAGAGCGCGAATTGGGAATCTGGCGATTCGGATGGCTCTAGGCGCAAGTTTTTTTGAAGGCATTCAAACAAACATTTTTGAAGTTTTCTATATTTGGCTCCTTGGCATTGGCGGCGGGGTGGCGGTTTCGCTTCTAGGGGCAAAAGCAATCTTTGCACTTGCCCCCATTAAGGATACTAGTTTTATTCCCGTTCTGGCTCCGAATTGGACCTTGATTACTTTTTTGTCTGTCTTTTCGTTGCTGGGGACTTTGGCTGGAGTATTCCCGGCGATTAAAATGTTGTGTCAAGTTGATCTTGTATCCGCTTTGGGGAATGGGTCCAAGGGTTCTTCGCGCCATGGAGCCAAGAGTCTTGGAATGACAATCATGATTCAATTTGCAGTGTGCATATCACTGCTGGCAGGGACATTAACTGCATTTGCCTCCTTGCAGGCCGGATTTAATAAGCCTATTGGTTTGAATCCCGAGGGCCTTTGGACAGGATATTTTGAGCCCGGCGCACAAGGCAAAACACCTATAGAAGTGCAATTGTTAGCAAAAAAAGCAATGGATCGAGCGCTAAAAATACCAGAAGTAAGAGATGCCTGCATAATGTCCTATGCCCCATTGCAAGGTAAACTCACAATAGTTTCAATTCCCCATCCATCAACCGGAATTATTGAATTTATTTCAGTAGCCCAGGTTAGCCCTGGTTTAATTAAAACTCTCGGCGGCATCTTTGTTCGCGGTGAGGATCTAAAAGTGGGTCAGCAGGGTTGCTTGATATGTGAGTCGCTCGCAAATCATTGGTGGCCCGGACAAGACCCGGTAGGCGTGTCTATCAATGCCTATGGGAAGCAATTGACCATCGTCGGAGTTTTCAAGAATATCCCCTTGGCTTCCATTTCGGCCACGGAAATGCCGACTGTTCTCATTCCCTTTGAACTAGGTAATCCGTCAAGCTTTTCGATACTAGCTAGAGGCAAAGGTAACCTCGAAGTTAAGCTCACAGCAGCCTTAAATGGCATAGATGCTCAGGTTCCAACTCTAGGGGTTCGGAAATTCACGGACCTTTTGGGGGCACAATTACACTATCAGAGGCTTGGGTCTTGGGTTCTTGGAGTCCTCACCTTCGCAACACTTGTTCTTACCATAATTGGATCTTGGGGACTTGGCAATTTGGTCATTCAAGAGCGGCAACAGGAACTGAATATCCGCATGGCCCTTGGCGCAACTCCTAATTCGCTGCTTCAGCTTGTCTTAATGTATATTTCGGGATGGCTGGTCAAGGGCCTTGTAATTGGCCTATTGGCGACCTTGATATTAGGTCTGTGTTTAACGACAAGGCTCTATGGCTTCCCTTCTCCCCCTTGGGTCCAGCTCTGGCTTTGCTCCGGTTTGTTATTTGTCGCATCACTCCTGGGCGCATTTTTTTCCGTGCACCGGGGCGTAATCCTTGACCCTTCAAAATTATTGAGCTGA